The following are from one region of the Mycolicibacterium helvum genome:
- a CDS encoding putative bifunctional diguanylate cyclase/phosphodiesterase, whose translation MISDQWLTPPSPRLTLNRGQQVVAGVLVLLLIALVVVGIQSSAQQRAYTHHNTRSEAVSTNTFFTVRDSLTYVQQAQQYLLGVVPRRDVQVARALLAQRLRVIAANGLTAGDETTPDYRWALTSLDSAIAEAPPGVLPADQRDEWAGTILPRTEQLSEATHTLAAGGPTGLHRIDRSDEQGLLLGGVIQLTMLIAALVLASALLWWVAANVVRQYRSARRAFDDEREALRKTEDRLDRVSALERGQARILERIATADPVPSVLRQIVQLAAEVSGAPAVRIALGPRSVVYPAGADVSATPAWTAAVNDTADAAGMLEVFGDAEALDDLAHTALVRCRDLVTLALERDASARRLSYQASHDALTGLANRSLLLARLSQSLLLARRRGSPLALLFCDLDRFKMVNDSIGHAGGDELLIEAARRLSRTVRDSDTVARLGGDEFVVLCPELPDRTQAIAMAERIRATLSAPYTIDGKEAFVDVSIGITFADESTVSGAELMREADVAMYRAKLTDGSHINVFDSLLEAEVAQRLDLDTALRHAVERDELRVGAQPIVMLDTGVVIGFEVLLQWHRAGLPVLSPGAFIPLAEDNGMIVEIGRWVLHETIRTLARWRADGLALDLTMSVNVSPRQVREPGFAEEVLHLLDAARLPPQSLIIELTEHALVDLRVAHPTLARLRDAGVSVSLDDFGTGYSSLTQLRTLPVDQIKLDRSFAAALDEGDAKQRAVVQSVVSLASALDLDLVVEGIETIAERDTLLDLGARTGQGFLYHQPLLWDAARELLESGGVCAVSADSDYTGLASSAAPSPSLSTSVRSQRPSPSVST comes from the coding sequence ATGATCAGCGACCAGTGGCTCACCCCGCCCAGCCCGCGGCTGACCCTCAACCGCGGCCAGCAGGTCGTCGCCGGTGTGCTCGTGCTGCTGCTCATCGCGCTGGTCGTCGTCGGCATCCAATCCTCAGCGCAGCAGCGCGCCTACACCCATCACAACACCCGCAGTGAGGCCGTCAGCACCAACACGTTCTTCACCGTGCGCGACTCACTCACCTACGTCCAACAAGCCCAGCAGTACCTGCTCGGCGTCGTGCCGCGCCGTGACGTTCAGGTGGCCCGCGCTCTGCTCGCCCAACGCCTGCGCGTGATCGCCGCGAACGGGCTGACCGCCGGCGACGAGACCACCCCTGACTACCGCTGGGCGCTCACGTCACTCGACAGTGCGATCGCCGAGGCTCCGCCCGGTGTCCTGCCCGCCGACCAGCGCGACGAGTGGGCCGGCACCATCCTGCCCCGAACCGAGCAGCTCTCAGAGGCGACGCACACACTGGCCGCCGGCGGCCCGACCGGCCTACACCGCATCGATCGCTCGGACGAACAGGGCCTATTGCTCGGCGGGGTGATCCAGCTGACCATGCTGATCGCCGCCCTAGTGCTCGCTTCGGCGCTGCTCTGGTGGGTCGCCGCCAACGTGGTGCGCCAATACCGCTCCGCCCGAAGGGCTTTCGACGACGAGCGAGAGGCGCTACGCAAGACCGAAGACCGCCTCGACCGGGTCTCCGCCCTCGAACGCGGACAGGCACGCATCCTCGAGCGAATCGCGACCGCCGACCCGGTGCCGTCGGTCCTGCGCCAGATCGTGCAACTGGCCGCCGAAGTCTCCGGCGCACCCGCGGTCCGAATCGCGCTGGGGCCGCGATCCGTCGTCTATCCAGCTGGCGCGGACGTGTCGGCGACGCCCGCGTGGACCGCCGCCGTCAACGACACCGCCGACGCCGCCGGGATGCTCGAGGTATTCGGTGACGCTGAAGCCCTGGACGATCTGGCCCACACCGCCCTGGTGCGCTGCCGCGATCTGGTGACGCTGGCGCTCGAACGGGATGCCTCCGCGCGGCGGCTGTCCTATCAGGCCAGCCACGACGCGCTGACCGGGCTGGCCAACCGCAGCCTGCTCCTGGCCCGCCTGTCGCAGAGTCTGCTCCTGGCCCGCCGCCGCGGCAGCCCGCTGGCGCTGCTGTTCTGCGATCTGGACCGCTTCAAGATGGTCAACGACTCCATCGGGCACGCCGGTGGCGACGAGCTGCTCATCGAGGCAGCGCGACGGCTGTCGAGAACGGTCCGTGATAGCGACACGGTGGCCCGGCTGGGCGGCGACGAGTTCGTCGTGCTCTGCCCGGAGCTGCCCGACCGGACCCAGGCCATCGCGATGGCCGAACGAATCCGCGCCACGCTCAGCGCCCCGTACACCATCGATGGCAAGGAAGCGTTCGTCGACGTCAGCATCGGGATCACCTTCGCCGACGAATCGACGGTGTCGGGCGCCGAACTGATGCGCGAGGCCGACGTGGCCATGTACCGCGCCAAGCTCACCGACGGCAGCCACATCAACGTCTTCGATTCCCTTCTCGAAGCCGAGGTCGCACAGCGCCTCGACCTCGACACCGCGCTGCGGCACGCGGTGGAACGCGACGAGCTGCGCGTGGGGGCCCAGCCGATCGTCATGCTCGACACCGGCGTCGTCATCGGCTTCGAGGTGCTGCTGCAGTGGCACCGAGCCGGCCTGCCGGTCCTCTCGCCCGGTGCGTTCATCCCGCTGGCCGAAGACAACGGCATGATCGTCGAGATCGGCCGGTGGGTGCTGCACGAGACGATCCGCACGCTGGCCCGGTGGCGCGCGGACGGCCTGGCACTGGACCTGACGATGTCGGTCAACGTTTCACCACGGCAGGTCCGCGAGCCCGGGTTCGCCGAAGAGGTGCTGCACCTGCTCGACGCGGCCAGGCTGCCACCCCAATCGCTGATCATCGAACTCACCGAACACGCCCTGGTCGACCTGCGGGTGGCCCATCCGACGCTGGCCCGGCTGCGGGACGCCGGGGTGAGCGTCTCGCTCGACGACTTCGGGACGGGCTATTCGTCTCTGACCCAGCTGCGCACCTTGCCGGTCGACCAGATCAAGCTCGACCGCTCGTTCGCCGCGGCGCTCGACGAGGGCGACGCCAAGCAGCGCGCCGTCGTGCAGTCGGTGGTCTCACTGGCCAGCGCGCTGGACCTGGACCTAGTCGTGGAAGGCATCGAGACAATCGCCGAACGTGACACCCTCCTGGACCTCGGGGCACGCACGGGTCAGGGCTTCCTCTATCACCAGCCGCTGTTGTGGGACGCCGCGCGCGAACTGCTCGAATCAGGCGGGGTCTGCGCGGTCTCCGCCGACAGCGACTACACCGGGCTGGCGTCGTCCGCGGCGCCGTCGCCGTCGCTGTCCACCAGCGTGAGATCCCAGCGACCGTCCCCGTCGGTGTCGACGTAG
- a CDS encoding molybdopterin-dependent oxidoreductase — protein sequence MRTRLLAVVAAGTVTILGLTACAPAHTPHEAAQHSATAPAPSPTANPYGVGAIDPPAASEPVLTVNGGRTPLSLTLDKLNALGSQTVTLDEPFVKRRETYTGVPLAVVLSEAGIPDNATIDTVGLDDYHYISAAKPMIESRALIATDRNDAPIPYDQGGPIRIVFPDGTPLSSVLDAWNWSLASITVKTPSGPGS from the coding sequence ATGCGCACCCGCCTCCTTGCCGTCGTCGCGGCGGGGACGGTGACCATCCTGGGACTGACGGCCTGCGCGCCGGCCCACACTCCCCACGAGGCCGCACAACATTCGGCCACCGCGCCGGCTCCATCACCGACGGCCAACCCCTACGGCGTCGGAGCGATCGACCCTCCCGCCGCATCCGAACCGGTCCTGACGGTCAATGGCGGCAGGACGCCGCTGTCACTGACCCTCGACAAGCTCAACGCCCTGGGTAGTCAGACCGTCACCCTCGACGAACCCTTCGTGAAGCGGCGAGAAACCTACACCGGCGTTCCCCTGGCCGTCGTGCTCTCCGAAGCCGGAATCCCTGACAACGCAACGATCGACACCGTCGGGCTCGACGACTACCACTACATCAGCGCCGCCAAGCCGATGATCGAGTCACGGGCGCTGATCGCCACCGACCGCAACGACGCACCCATCCCCTACGACCAGGGTGGGCCGATCCGAATCGTGTTCCCGGATGGCACCCCGCTGTCATCAGTACTCGACGCGTGGAATTGGAGCCTGGCGTCCATCACCGTCAAGACCCCCAGCGGTCCTGGCTCATGA
- a CDS encoding TIGR03084 family metal-binding protein, producing the protein MAAADPIVDDLRDESNALDALVAPLDAAGWAARTPAPGWTIAHQIAHLLWTDRVSLTSITDEPAFGEQLTAAAADPLGFVDKAAEELALTPPDQLLAQWRQTRTQLHTALRGVTEGRKLLWFGPPMSAASMATARLMETWAHGLDVADAVGAVAQPSARLKSIAHLGVRTRDFAFAVHELTPPAEPFHVDLIAPDGTHWTWGPEDAGQRVTGSAMDFCCLVTQRRPRAELDVTAEGPDAAKWLAIAQAFAGPPGQGR; encoded by the coding sequence ATGGCTGCCGCAGACCCGATCGTCGACGACCTGCGTGACGAGAGCAACGCCCTCGACGCACTCGTCGCACCGCTGGACGCGGCCGGCTGGGCTGCGCGTACCCCGGCGCCTGGCTGGACCATCGCCCACCAGATCGCCCATCTGCTCTGGACTGATCGGGTCTCCCTCACATCGATCACCGACGAACCCGCGTTCGGCGAACAGCTCACCGCGGCGGCCGCCGATCCGCTGGGCTTCGTCGACAAAGCCGCCGAAGAATTGGCGCTCACCCCGCCGGATCAACTGTTGGCGCAGTGGCGGCAGACCCGCACTCAGCTGCACACCGCACTGCGCGGGGTCACCGAAGGGCGCAAGCTGCTGTGGTTCGGGCCGCCGATGAGCGCGGCGTCCATGGCGACCGCACGGTTGATGGAGACCTGGGCGCACGGTCTCGATGTGGCCGACGCCGTCGGCGCCGTCGCCCAGCCGTCGGCCCGGCTGAAGTCGATCGCCCATCTGGGTGTGCGCACCCGCGATTTCGCCTTCGCCGTGCACGAGCTGACCCCGCCCGCCGAGCCGTTCCACGTCGACCTGATCGCCCCCGACGGGACCCACTGGACGTGGGGGCCCGAGGACGCCGGCCAGCGAGTCACCGGTTCGGCGATGGATTTCTGTTGTCTGGTCACCCAGCGCCGACCGCGCGCCGAACTCGACGTGACCGCCGAAGGCCCCGACGCCGCGAAGTGGCTGGCGATCGCTCAAGCTTTCGCCGGTCCTCCAGGACAGGGCAGATAA
- a CDS encoding MFS transporter, whose translation MVDSRASGSLWRSVRSLPDFWRLLELRTASQFGDGLFQAGLAGGLLFNPERAASPWAVAGAFAVLFLPYSIVGPFAGALLDRWDRRTVLIAANLARLGLVIGVAVLLAVGAREITVLCGALIVNGFSRFVTSGLSAALPHVVPREQVVTMNSVATATGATATFLGANFMLLPRWLFGSGDAGAATVMFLVAIPVAIAFVLSLRFPRHQLGPDDTARAVHGSVLYAVATGWLYGARTVLSTPTVAATLSGLASHRMVFGINTLLVLVIVRHSDAQAVGGLGTAVVFVAATGSGAFLANVFTPLAIKRWGRYATANGALVCAAIIQLAGATLQLAVMIACGFLLGLAGQMVKLCADTAMQIDVEDALRGHVFAVQDSVFWVSFIVATMLSALVIPADGHSRALALAGSAIYLLGLTAHAIVGRRPA comes from the coding sequence ATGGTCGACAGCCGCGCATCCGGTTCGCTATGGCGATCGGTGCGCAGCCTGCCCGACTTCTGGCGCCTCCTGGAGCTTCGGACGGCAAGCCAGTTCGGTGACGGCCTGTTTCAGGCCGGCCTTGCCGGTGGACTGTTGTTCAACCCGGAACGGGCGGCCAGCCCGTGGGCGGTGGCCGGGGCGTTCGCTGTGCTGTTCCTGCCGTACTCGATCGTCGGCCCCTTCGCCGGCGCGCTGCTGGACCGTTGGGACCGCCGCACGGTACTGATCGCGGCGAACCTCGCGCGGCTGGGATTGGTGATCGGTGTCGCGGTGCTGCTCGCCGTGGGTGCACGCGAGATCACCGTGCTCTGCGGCGCTTTGATCGTCAACGGATTCAGCCGGTTCGTCACCTCCGGGCTGTCGGCGGCGCTGCCGCACGTGGTCCCACGCGAGCAGGTCGTGACGATGAACTCCGTCGCCACCGCGACCGGGGCTACCGCCACCTTCCTCGGCGCGAACTTCATGCTGCTGCCCCGGTGGCTGTTCGGTTCCGGCGACGCCGGCGCCGCCACGGTCATGTTCCTGGTGGCCATCCCCGTCGCGATCGCGTTCGTGTTGTCGTTGCGATTTCCCCGCCACCAGTTGGGGCCCGACGACACCGCTCGCGCCGTGCACGGATCGGTGCTCTATGCGGTGGCCACCGGCTGGCTCTACGGCGCCCGCACGGTGCTGTCCACGCCGACCGTCGCGGCCACCTTGTCCGGACTGGCCAGCCACCGCATGGTGTTCGGGATCAACACCCTGCTGGTGTTGGTGATCGTGCGCCACAGCGACGCCCAGGCCGTCGGCGGCCTTGGCACCGCCGTCGTGTTTGTCGCGGCCACCGGAAGCGGCGCCTTTCTGGCCAACGTCTTCACCCCGTTGGCGATCAAGCGGTGGGGCCGGTACGCGACCGCCAACGGCGCGCTGGTGTGCGCGGCGATTATCCAACTGGCCGGCGCCACACTGCAGTTGGCGGTGATGATCGCGTGCGGATTCCTGCTGGGCCTGGCCGGCCAGATGGTCAAGCTGTGCGCAGACACGGCGATGCAGATCGACGTCGAAGACGCCCTGCGCGGGCACGTCTTCGCCGTGCAGGACTCGGTGTTCTGGGTGTCGTTCATCGTGGCGACCATGCTGTCGGCCCTAGTGATCCCGGCCGACGGCCATTCGCGGGCGTTGGCGCTGGCCGGCTCGGCGATCTATCTGCTCGGCTTGACCGCGCACGCGATCGTCGGGCGGCGCCCCGCTTAG
- a CDS encoding YqgE/AlgH family protein has protein sequence MSQHEDPEDFVAPAANRVRPGTLLLANTDLLEPTFRRSVIYVVEHNDGGTLGVVLNRPSETAVYNVLPQWAKLAAKPKTMFIGGPVKRDAALCLGTLRVGTDPQGMPGLRHVAGRMVMVDLDADPDLIAPVVEGVRVFAGYSGWTIGQLEGEIERDDWIVLSALPSDVLVEQRVDLWSRVLRRQPLPLSLLATHPIDVSRN, from the coding sequence GTGTCACAGCACGAGGACCCCGAAGACTTCGTGGCGCCCGCGGCCAACAGAGTGCGGCCCGGGACCCTGCTGCTGGCCAACACCGACCTGCTGGAGCCGACGTTTCGGCGCAGCGTGATCTATGTCGTCGAGCACAACGACGGCGGCACGTTGGGTGTGGTGCTCAACCGTCCCAGCGAGACCGCCGTCTACAACGTGTTGCCGCAGTGGGCGAAGCTCGCCGCCAAGCCCAAGACCATGTTCATCGGCGGCCCGGTGAAGCGGGACGCCGCACTGTGCCTGGGCACGCTGCGGGTTGGCACCGATCCGCAGGGCATGCCAGGGCTGCGTCATGTGGCGGGCCGGATGGTGATGGTGGACCTCGACGCCGATCCCGACCTGATCGCCCCGGTCGTCGAAGGCGTGCGGGTCTTCGCCGGCTACTCGGGCTGGACCATTGGTCAGTTAGAGGGCGAAATCGAACGCGATGACTGGATTGTGTTGTCCGCGTTGCCTTCTGACGTGCTGGTGGAGCAACGGGTGGATCTGTGGTCGCGGGTGTTGCGCCGCCAGCCGCTGCCGCTGTCGCTATTGGCCACCCACCCGATCGACGTCAGCCGGAACTGA
- a CDS encoding bile acid:sodium symporter family protein, translating to MRARLSRPPVDTFLLMLVAVVALATVLPARGAAADVLSVATKVVIALLFLLYGTRLSPQQAWHGVRQWKLHLLVLATTFVAFPLLGLAARAFVPSVLTDDLYTGLLFLCLVPSTVQSSIAFTSMARGHVPAAIVSASLSNIVGVLLTPLLVLVLMPINGAPRVDGSAVGDIVLQLLAPFAVGQLLRPWLAPAVTRHAVLTKVVDRGSILLIVYAAFSVGMTEHIWISVRPWRVVAVAAVSALLLAIVLALTWVTGRLARLDRGDAIVLLFCGSKKSLASGLPMALVLFPPATVGLIMLPLMLFHQIQLFTCAVIASRLGRGAPHISSG from the coding sequence ATGAGGGCACGGCTGTCGCGGCCACCCGTCGACACGTTCCTGCTCATGCTCGTCGCCGTCGTCGCGCTGGCCACGGTGCTGCCCGCGCGCGGGGCGGCCGCCGACGTGCTCTCGGTGGCCACCAAGGTCGTCATCGCCCTGCTCTTCCTTCTCTATGGCACGCGGTTGTCACCGCAGCAGGCGTGGCACGGCGTACGGCAATGGAAACTGCACCTGCTGGTGCTCGCGACCACGTTCGTGGCATTCCCGCTGCTCGGACTGGCCGCCCGCGCGTTCGTCCCGTCGGTGCTGACTGACGATCTCTATACCGGCCTGCTGTTCCTGTGCCTGGTGCCCTCGACCGTGCAGTCGTCGATCGCCTTCACCTCGATGGCGCGCGGACATGTGCCGGCGGCGATCGTCAGCGCGTCGCTGTCGAACATCGTCGGGGTGCTGCTCACCCCGCTCCTGGTTCTCGTGCTGATGCCGATCAACGGGGCGCCACGAGTCGACGGGTCGGCGGTGGGAGACATCGTGCTGCAACTGCTGGCACCGTTCGCCGTCGGCCAGCTGCTGCGGCCATGGCTGGCACCGGCGGTGACCCGGCACGCGGTGCTGACCAAGGTCGTCGACCGCGGCTCGATCCTGCTGATCGTCTACGCCGCGTTCTCGGTGGGAATGACCGAGCACATCTGGATCAGCGTGCGGCCGTGGCGGGTGGTGGCCGTCGCGGCGGTCAGCGCCCTGCTGCTGGCCATCGTGCTGGCCCTGACATGGGTCACCGGCAGGCTGGCTCGACTGGACCGCGGTGATGCGATCGTGCTGCTGTTCTGCGGGTCGAAGAAGAGCCTGGCGTCTGGACTACCGATGGCGCTGGTGCTGTTCCCGCCCGCCACCGTGGGTCTGATCATGCTGCCGCTGATGCTGTTCCATCAGATTCAGCTCTTCACCTGTGCGGTGATCGCCAGCCGGCTGGGGCGAGGCGCCCCGCACATCAGTTCCGGCTGA
- a CDS encoding LpqN/LpqT family lipoprotein — protein sequence MMTFARNWRVVIGGVAAATAAVLGFTGASASADPVVPVLPAPVTVTQTVTVAPEVAAANAAPAAAPASAPVADQAASVPQAAAPAIPAAAPETLVPAESGTLADYFKEKGVKMVPQKAAGFTGLSLVLPMPRGWSVVPDPNVPDAFTVLADRLGGDGLYTSNAQLKVYKLVGDFDPKVAITHGYLDSQQLSNWQATDASLADFGGSPSSIIEGTYRENDMTLNTSRRHVLVQSGPDRYLVSLFVTTAANQVVATADATDAIVNGFRVTSPTAAPAPASDPAAAPPADAAAPADGPLAAVPAQQH from the coding sequence ATGATGACGTTTGCCCGTAACTGGCGGGTAGTAATTGGTGGTGTGGCCGCGGCTACGGCCGCCGTACTCGGATTTACCGGCGCCAGCGCCTCTGCCGATCCCGTCGTTCCAGTGCTGCCGGCCCCCGTCACTGTCACCCAGACCGTCACCGTTGCCCCCGAGGTGGCCGCCGCCAACGCCGCCCCGGCCGCCGCACCCGCGTCCGCGCCGGTCGCCGACCAGGCGGCCAGCGTGCCGCAAGCCGCAGCCCCCGCGATTCCGGCCGCCGCGCCGGAAACCCTGGTCCCCGCCGAGTCGGGCACACTCGCGGACTACTTCAAGGAAAAAGGCGTGAAGATGGTGCCGCAGAAGGCGGCCGGCTTCACCGGGCTCAGCCTGGTGCTGCCCATGCCCCGCGGCTGGAGCGTCGTCCCCGACCCGAATGTGCCCGATGCGTTCACCGTGCTGGCCGATCGCCTCGGCGGTGACGGGCTCTACACCTCCAACGCCCAGCTGAAGGTCTACAAACTGGTCGGCGACTTCGACCCGAAGGTGGCCATCACCCACGGCTACCTGGATAGCCAGCAGCTGTCCAACTGGCAGGCGACCGACGCGTCGCTGGCCGACTTCGGCGGTTCCCCGTCCTCGATCATCGAAGGCACCTACCGCGAGAACGATATGACGCTGAACACCTCGCGTCGCCACGTCCTCGTCCAGTCCGGCCCGGACCGCTACCTGGTCTCGCTGTTCGTGACCACCGCCGCCAACCAGGTGGTCGCCACCGCCGACGCGACCGACGCCATCGTGAACGGTTTCCGGGTCACCTCCCCGACGGCCGCTCCGGCACCAGCTTCCGACCCCGCGGCAGCGCCGCCGGCCGATGCGGCGGCGCCCGCCGACGGACCCCTAGCCGCGGTGCCCGCTCAGCAGCACTGA
- the leuS gene encoding leucine--tRNA ligase, translating into MTESPTAAVSDPDGSDNDVPRHRYTAELAGRIERDWQENWQSWGTFNVPNPVGALAPADGAAVPGDKMFVQDMFPYPSGEGLHVGHPLGYIATDVYARYFRMTGRNVLHALGFDAFGLPAEQFAIQTGTHPRIRTEANIVNFRRQLGRLGLGHDQRRSFSTTDVDFYKWTQWIFLQIYNAWFDTDLNKARPIAELLAEFDSGARIPDDGRDWSALSAGERADVIDSFRLVYLSDSLVNWCPGLGTVLANEEVTSEGRSERGNFPVFRKRLRQWMMRITAYSDRLLEDLEVLDWPEKVKAMQRNWIGRSTGASVLFGANDTDIEVFTTRPDTLFGATYLVLAPEHDLVDTLTAAQWPDGVDPRWTSGAATPAEAVAAYRRSIAAKSDLERQENKTKTGVFLGTHATNPANGQQVPIFIADYVLAGYGTGAIMAVPGGDQRDWEFATEFGLPIIEVVTGGDVTEAAYTGDGALVNSDYLDGLSVPDAKKAITERLEADGRGRARVEYKLRDWLFARQRYWGEPFPIVYDADGRAHPLPDAALPVELPDIADYSPVMFDPDDAGSEPSPPLNKATEWVQVELDLGDGLRPYTRDTNVMPQWAGSSWYELRYADPHNAEEFCARENEAYWMGPRPAEHGAADPGGVDLYVGGVEHAVLHLLYSRFWHKVLHDLGHVTSREPYRRLVNQGYIQAFAYTDSRGAYVPAADVVERDGKFVLPGPDGETEVFQEFGKIGKSLKNSISPDEICDGYGADTLRVYEMSMGPLEASRPWATKDVVGAHRFLQRVWRLVVDESTGESRVSEDEALEDDTLRLLHRTIAGVSDDYASLRNNTAAAKLIEYTNHLTKEGINARAALEPLVLMVAPLSPHLAEELWQRLGHSKSLAHGPFPVADPQYLVTDTVEYPVQVNGKVRGHITVAADADKASLEASALADEKVQAFLAGATPKKVIVVPGRLVNFVV; encoded by the coding sequence GTGACCGAATCGCCGACCGCCGCAGTCTCGGACCCCGACGGCTCCGACAACGATGTGCCGCGGCACCGCTATACCGCCGAGTTGGCGGGGCGGATCGAGCGGGACTGGCAGGAGAACTGGCAATCGTGGGGCACCTTCAACGTGCCTAACCCGGTTGGCGCGCTGGCCCCCGCCGACGGCGCGGCCGTACCTGGCGACAAGATGTTCGTCCAGGACATGTTCCCCTATCCCTCGGGGGAGGGCCTGCACGTCGGGCACCCGCTTGGCTACATCGCCACTGACGTCTACGCGCGCTACTTCCGGATGACGGGCCGCAATGTGCTGCACGCGTTGGGCTTCGACGCTTTCGGGCTGCCGGCCGAGCAGTTCGCCATTCAGACCGGCACCCATCCGCGGATCCGCACCGAAGCCAATATCGTCAATTTCCGCCGCCAGCTGGGCCGGCTGGGCCTTGGGCACGACCAGCGGCGCAGCTTCTCGACTACCGACGTCGACTTCTACAAGTGGACGCAGTGGATCTTCCTGCAGATCTACAACGCCTGGTTCGACACCGACCTGAACAAGGCCCGGCCCATTGCTGAGCTGTTGGCGGAATTCGACAGCGGCGCACGCATTCCCGACGATGGACGGGACTGGTCGGCGTTGTCGGCGGGGGAGCGGGCCGACGTCATCGACAGCTTCCGGCTGGTCTACCTGTCCGATTCGCTGGTGAACTGGTGCCCAGGGCTGGGCACGGTGCTGGCCAACGAGGAGGTCACCTCCGAGGGCCGCAGCGAGCGGGGCAACTTTCCGGTGTTCCGGAAGCGGTTGCGGCAGTGGATGATGCGCATCACCGCCTACTCCGACCGGTTGCTCGAGGATCTCGAGGTGCTGGATTGGCCGGAGAAGGTCAAGGCGATGCAGCGCAACTGGATCGGCCGCTCCACCGGAGCGTCGGTGCTGTTCGGTGCGAACGACACCGACATCGAGGTCTTCACCACCCGGCCCGACACCCTGTTCGGCGCGACGTATCTGGTGCTGGCCCCCGAGCATGACCTGGTCGACACCCTGACCGCCGCGCAGTGGCCCGACGGTGTGGACCCGCGGTGGACGTCGGGTGCGGCTACCCCGGCCGAGGCGGTGGCCGCCTACCGACGGTCGATCGCGGCGAAGTCCGACCTGGAACGTCAGGAGAACAAGACCAAGACCGGGGTGTTCCTCGGCACGCACGCAACCAATCCGGCCAACGGCCAACAAGTTCCGATCTTCATCGCCGACTACGTTCTGGCCGGCTACGGCACCGGTGCGATCATGGCAGTGCCCGGTGGGGATCAGCGGGACTGGGAGTTCGCGACCGAGTTCGGGCTGCCGATCATCGAGGTGGTCACCGGGGGCGATGTCACGGAGGCGGCCTACACCGGTGACGGCGCCCTGGTGAACTCGGACTACCTCGACGGGCTGAGCGTGCCGGACGCCAAGAAGGCGATCACCGAGCGGCTGGAGGCCGACGGCCGTGGCCGCGCCCGCGTCGAGTACAAGCTTCGCGATTGGCTTTTCGCGCGGCAGCGGTACTGGGGCGAGCCGTTCCCGATCGTGTACGACGCCGACGGGCGAGCTCACCCGCTGCCCGATGCCGCGCTGCCGGTGGAGCTGCCCGATATCGCCGACTACTCGCCGGTGATGTTCGACCCCGACGATGCCGGCAGCGAGCCGTCACCGCCGCTGAACAAAGCCACCGAGTGGGTGCAGGTCGAGCTGGATCTGGGCGACGGTCTGCGGCCCTACACTCGCGACACCAATGTGATGCCGCAGTGGGCCGGCAGCTCCTGGTATGAGCTGCGCTACGCCGATCCGCACAACGCAGAAGAGTTCTGCGCCAGGGAGAACGAGGCCTACTGGATGGGTCCGCGCCCGGCCGAACACGGGGCCGCCGATCCGGGCGGGGTCGACCTTTACGTCGGTGGCGTCGAGCATGCCGTACTGCACCTGCTGTATTCGCGGTTCTGGCACAAGGTTCTTCACGACCTTGGCCATGTCACGTCGCGGGAGCCCTACCGCCGCTTGGTGAACCAGGGCTACATCCAGGCGTTCGCCTACACCGACTCCCGCGGTGCCTATGTGCCGGCCGCTGACGTCGTCGAGCGGGACGGCAAGTTCGTCCTGCCGGGACCCGACGGTGAGACCGAGGTCTTCCAGGAGTTCGGCAAGATCGGCAAGAGCCTGAAGAACTCGATTTCCCCGGACGAAATCTGCGACGGCTACGGCGCCGACACGCTTCGGGTGTACGAGATGTCGATGGGCCCGCTGGAGGCGTCGCGGCCGTGGGCGACCAAAGACGTCGTCGGCGCTCATCGGTTCCTGCAGCGGGTATGGCGTCTGGTGGTCGACGAATCAACCGGTGAGTCAAGGGTTTCCGAGGACGAGGCGCTGGAAGACGACACGTTACGGCTGTTGCACCGCACGATCGCCGGGGTGTCGGACGACTATGCGAGCCTGCGGAACAACACCGCTGCGGCCAAGCTCATCGAGTACACCAACCACCTCACCAAGGAGGGCATCAACGCACGCGCGGCGCTGGAGCCGCTGGTGCTGATGGTGGCTCCGCTCTCGCCGCACCTGGCCGAAGAGCTGTGGCAGCGGCTGGGCCACTCGAAGTCGTTGGCGCACGGCCCATTCCCGGTCGCCGACCCGCAGTATCTGGTGACCGACACTGTCGAGTACCCGGTCCAGGTCAACGGGAAGGTCCGCGGGCACATCACCGTCGCGGCCGACGCCGACAAGGCCAGCCTCGAGGCGAGTGCGTTGGCCGACGAGAAGGTGCAGGCGTTCCTGGCTGGCGCTACCCCGAAGAAGGTCATCGTGGTGCCGGGCCGGCTGGTCAACTTCGTCGTCTAG